The region CCAGCCGAGTTACCCGGCGAGAATGTTCTGGGGAACTTCCAGAAATTTCCATGCATCGTGGCGAGCAGACTCTCTTCACCAATATCGCGAATACGCGGCCACTCGGTATTCCAGCCATGGGCTCCATCATAGCTGTGCGAAGCTTTAGGCAAGCGATAGGTGTGCCACTGACCTTTCTCACAGACCATGAGCAGAAGTGACTTAGCATCCCAGCCAAGACTCCAGATGGGTTGTGTCGAATTCGGATCATTGGAAACGACCCCCGAGGGGCCGGTAACTTCGGTGAATTGATTACGCCGAATCAACTGCCAGTCAGTACCGGCCACACCATCAAAATACCCCAATGCTCCACTGGGAACCGTGGGATCTTTGACGACGCGCGGATCGTGATCGCCGTTGTTGGCGTAAACGACAATCCCCTGCGAAGTGAATAAACCTTTGCCGTGATATCCAGGCAGTTTGGATGAGATGGCTTTCGAGAGATCAATGTCCAACTGCTCGGGCTTGAAGTTGTTGCCATCCCGGATCAGGCAGTTAATGTCGAGCGTCTTCAGATCGACTTCGTAGAGCCCTTCTTCCATCGTCGCGAAATAGACTTTGGTTTGTGGACTCGACAGGTGCGTCGCATTCCCGGTCAGGCGGCCCGGCATCTTGTTGCGGGGGATCGTCCGTACTTTTCCATCAGCGTCGATCACATGGCTGCCAATGACGAGTTGATTGGTGGCTGCATGGATCATCCGATTGGCATTGGTGCCACCCACGCTTTCGGGCCGAACGATCTGCTGCAGTTCAGGCGTGACTTCATACAGTTTGTCGGATGATCTTAATGGCAGATGCGGGCCATAGGTAATGACCCAGAGCTTGCCACCAAACGGCACGACGGCTCCAGTACCACATTCTCCTTCGTCGTTGAACATCGCCAGGTGCGGATAGATCCCCGAGATCGGGGGTGCGACCTGCGGTCCTTGAGCCTTCGCATCACTTGTCAGAGCCCATAGCGAGAGCAGGCAAGCGGCGAACGTCCAGCGAGTACTGTCGATCATGGTGTTTTCTCGGAGTCGAATCTTGGAGGATTTCTTGTCACTTGCTGAAGGCAGAGATCCTGCTAACCGGCTGCCCAGAGGATGACCTGAATGACCACCAGCAATGAACAGATTTTGGGGACATTCGACCTGAGCTTTGAAGGTGGCAAGAGCAGAGTGAGTAGCGAGGTAATGACACAGGTACCCACAACCACAGGCGCTAGTAGTTGTAGAAGAGCCAGATAACGGGGATCGATCTGGTTACCGAGCATGGCCGTGATCGTAAAGACCACCTGAGCGAATACAGCGACCAGCAGAATGATGATGAGCCCGTAGACGACGAAGTTCATCACACCTTTACCAGGAGCATCAGTTGGTGTTGTCACTGGTTGTCGTTCCTTAAATCAGGGGCATGAAAAGTTTGATTCGTGCAAGATTCACCTGCGCGTTCGTCAGGTCAAAAGTGAGAAGACACCATCCAGCATGACCTGACTGCTCACATCGACTGCCAGTGACGCCCCGGGTCGAAACAGACTCTCAGGTGGCGAGGTCAGTTCAATCAGGTGGCCGTCGGGGTCATGTAGAAAGGTCTGCAAGGCACCATCGGGTCTGAGCTTGCAAGGGACGACAATTGGCACCCCCTCTTGCTGCAGGAACTTTTCCGCGATGCGAACATCTGGCACTGCGAAAGCGATATGGTGCCCACGGGAAGATCTCCCACCACTCTGACCAGCCGGGCCAGAGCCCTCAAACTCGAGGATGGTATGAATCAGTGTGGAGCCTGCCTGAAACCACTGGCCTTGAAAAGAAAAGGCCGGGCGAGAGACTTCGGCCATCCCAAGCATCTCGTGATAGAACCAGCGGCTACGCACCAGATCCTTCACCACGATGGTCACGTGGTCAATCTGTTTCACGTGGAATGGTCGGGGAGTGGACATGAGGAATTCAGTGTTTGGTGTTTGGAATTGGGTATTTGAGAAAGAGTTCTCTCCCTAGACCATCACCCTAACAATACACAATTTGAGTTCCAAACACCTTTCCCAACATCCAATACCAAACGCCAAATACCAACTCTCAAACACCAATCGTCTTCCCGTCACTTTCGATGGACCACTTCGCCCCCTCTCGAACGACCCGGCGGTAGAGCGTATCGCGTTCCACTGGCACTCGCCCGGCTTCCTGGATCAAGCGGTGCAGTTTGCTGACGGTCAAACCTTCGGGCGTTTTCGCACCTGCATCGTGATAGATCAACTCGTGTACCACCGTCCCGTCGAGATCGTCGGCTCCAAAGCTTTGAGCGACCTGGGCCGTCTCTTCCCCCAGCATGATCCAGTACGCTTTGATGTGGTCGAAGTTGTCGAGCATGAGTCGGGCCAGAGAGACCATGCGGAGATCCATCCGGGCCGTCGGCTTGGGAATGTGTGCCAGCTTGGTGTTGTCGGGATGAAAGGCGAGTGGGATGAAGGTCTGGAAACCACCGGTTTCATCCTG is a window of Planctopirus limnophila DSM 3776 DNA encoding:
- a CDS encoding VOC family protein, with the translated sequence MSTPRPFHVKQIDHVTIVVKDLVRSRWFYHEMLGMAEVSRPAFSFQGQWFQAGSTLIHTILEFEGSGPAGQSGGRSSRGHHIAFAVPDVRIAEKFLQQEGVPIVVPCKLRPDGALQTFLHDPDGHLIELTSPPESLFRPGASLAVDVSSQVMLDGVFSLLT